Proteins from a genomic interval of Bombus affinis isolate iyBomAffi1 chromosome 16, iyBomAffi1.2, whole genome shotgun sequence:
- the LOC126925947 gene encoding mRNA (2'-O-methyladenosine-N(6)-)-methyltransferase isoform X1 codes for MNEVSGGKQDIPNTSSWETLSGQSASSLSTMHHHHQSLQQDATPTVAQVIVPTPVKLQTPILSSAQNISDHCSQLGHMQQSGLMSQGTPPGTFPEPELSPELQQQGWKKFWSKRENRPYFWNKLTGESLWVIPPLKPQFDPITDPLGICGVPPVSGNGTIPPGGTLKRRASEDSVVPAAKKFVLAGPWDLEIPTNVIIYERAPSNLPHVHPEAEALRCSLLAKLRQCYQELCHTRESIDAPKDSFNRWLMERKVIDCGSDPLLPSQCFPEISMSMYREIMNDIPIKLVRPKFTGDARKQLSRYAEAAKKMIESRAASSESRKVVKWNAEDTFQWLRRTVGATFDDFQDRLAHLKRQCQPHLTETVKASVEGICLKIYHLSTEYAKKVKDKNNQILKDNGLGNVIPLGGPASAQRKVWCYPVQFSLPTPRLPQVDYLPEREQTMLRFHGDTACINNMHLTKLEHLYRYNCFDDKKFEMFLPRVWCMLKRYQTYLGINEGQATQMALPVTVFECLQRSFGVTFECFASPLNCYFRQYCSAFADTDSYFGSRGPFLDFRPVSGSFQANPPYCEELMEAMVNHFERLLADSTEPLSFVVFLPEWRDPAPNALIKLESSHFKRKQVVVPAMEHEYRHGFQHILPKGEVNIRAAHGTLVVWLQNAAGTARWGPTEERVEALLEAWRPGRERERDRQELLSPPRQTHQQIPSTPIPVLTTPTNPTIPLQTLSTHPI; via the exons ATGAATGAAGTAAGTGGAGGAAAGCAAGACATACCAAATACTTCTTCTTGGGAAACTTTATCTGGCCAGTCTGCATCTTCATTGTCTACTATGCATCATCATCATCAGTCGTTACAACAAGATGCAACTCCAACTGTTGCACAAGTTATAGTTCCTACTCCTGTAAAACTTCAGACACCTATCTTAAGCTCAGCACAAAATATATCTGACCACTGTTCACAACTTGGTCATATGCAACAATCAGGTCTAATGTCGCag GGTACACCACCAGGAACGTTCCCAGAACCTGAACTTTCACCTGAACTTCAGCAACAAGGATGGAAGAAGTTTTGGAGTAAAAGAGAAAATCGTCCATATTTTTGGAATAAATTAACTGGAGAATCATTATGGGTAATACCACCATTGAAACCTcag TTTGACCCAATTACGGATCCACTTGGTATATGCGGTGTAccacctgtttctggaaatggAACGATTCCCCCAGGAGGAACACTTAAACGCAGAGCTTCTGAAGATAGTGTTGTTCCGGCTGCAAAGAAATTTGTATTAGC AGGACCGTGGGATTTGGAAATTCCAACAAATGTTATAATATACGAGAGAGCTCCATCAAATTTACCTCATGTTCATCCTGAAGCAGAAGCATTACGGTGTAGTTTACTTGCAAAATTGAGACAATGCTATCAAGAATTGTGTCATACTCGTGAATCCATAGATGCTCCAAAAGATTCTTTTAACAGATGGCTAATGGAAAGAAAAGTTATAGACTGTGGTTCAGATCCCCTTTTACCAAGTCAGTGTTTCCCTGAAATTTCTATGTCTATGTATCGTGAGATTATGAATGATATCCCTATTAAATTAGTCCGGCCAAAATTCACTGGTGATGCAAGAAAACAGCTATCGCGATACGCAGAGGCTGCAAAAAAGATGATAGAATCAAGAGCAGCTTCATCAGAAAGTAGGAAAGTTGTAAAATGGAATGCAGAAGACACATTTCAATGGTTGAGACGAACAGTTGGTGCTACATTTGACGATTTTCAAGATCGTCTCGCACACTTAAAACGACAATGTCAACCACACCTTACAGAGACTGTAAAAGCTAGTGTTGAGGGTATTTGCctgaaaatttatcatttaTCAACAGAGTATGCAAAAAAGgttaaagataaaaataatcaaatattaaAGGATAATGGTTTAGGAAATGTTATACCATTAGGAGGACCTGCTAGTGCACAAAGGAAAGTTTGGTGTTATCCTGTGCAATTTTCTCTTCCAACTCCTCGACTTCCACAAGTGGATTATCTTCCTGAACGTGAACAGACAATGTTACGTTTTCATGGTGATACTGCGTGTATTAATAACATGCATCTTACTAAATTAGAACACCTATATAGATATAATTGCTTCGATGATAAAAAATTCGAAATGTTTTTACCTCGTGTTTGGTGTATGTTAAAACGTTATCAAACATATCTTGGAATTAATGAAGGACAAGCAACACAAATGGCTTTGCCTGTCACAGTTTTTGAATGTCTTCAACGATCATTCGGTGTAACATTTGAATGTTTTGCATCCCCATTAAATTGTTACTTTAGACAATATTGTTCAGCATTCGCTGATACAGATTCTTATTTTGGATCAAGAGGACCTTTCTTGGACTTTAGGCCTGTAAGCGGCTCGTTTCAAGCTAATCCACCATATTGCGAAGAACTTATGGAAGCTATGGTTAATCATTTTGAACGTCTTTTGGCTGATTCTACTGAACCTTTATCTTTTGTGGTATTCTTACCTGAATGGCGGGATCCAGCACCTAATGCTCTTATTAAACTGGAAAGTAGCCATTTTAAGCGCAAACAAGTAGTGGTACCTGCAATGGAACACGAATATAGACATGGGTTTCAACACATATTACCAAA AGGGGAAGTTAATATTAGAGCAGCGCACGGAACATTAGTTGTATGGTTACAAAATGCAGCTGGTACTGCTCGTTGGGGTCCTACTGAAGAAAGAGTCGAAGCATTATTAGAAGCATGGCGTccaggaagagaaagagaacgagatAGACAAGAACTTTTGTCACCACCAAGGCAAACACATCAGCAAATACCTTCTACGCCTATCCCTGTTTTAACGACGCCCACAAATCCAACAATACCGTTACAAACATTATCCACGCATCCTATATAA
- the LOC126925947 gene encoding mRNA (2'-O-methyladenosine-N(6)-)-methyltransferase isoform X2, with translation MGNTTIETSGTKFDPITDPLGICGVPPVSGNGTIPPGGTLKRRASEDSVVPAAKKFVLAGPWDLEIPTNVIIYERAPSNLPHVHPEAEALRCSLLAKLRQCYQELCHTRESIDAPKDSFNRWLMERKVIDCGSDPLLPSQCFPEISMSMYREIMNDIPIKLVRPKFTGDARKQLSRYAEAAKKMIESRAASSESRKVVKWNAEDTFQWLRRTVGATFDDFQDRLAHLKRQCQPHLTETVKASVEGICLKIYHLSTEYAKKVKDKNNQILKDNGLGNVIPLGGPASAQRKVWCYPVQFSLPTPRLPQVDYLPEREQTMLRFHGDTACINNMHLTKLEHLYRYNCFDDKKFEMFLPRVWCMLKRYQTYLGINEGQATQMALPVTVFECLQRSFGVTFECFASPLNCYFRQYCSAFADTDSYFGSRGPFLDFRPVSGSFQANPPYCEELMEAMVNHFERLLADSTEPLSFVVFLPEWRDPAPNALIKLESSHFKRKQVVVPAMEHEYRHGFQHILPKGEVNIRAAHGTLVVWLQNAAGTARWGPTEERVEALLEAWRPGRERERDRQELLSPPRQTHQQIPSTPIPVLTTPTNPTIPLQTLSTHPI, from the exons ATGGGTAATACCACCATTGAAACCTcaggtactaag TTTGACCCAATTACGGATCCACTTGGTATATGCGGTGTAccacctgtttctggaaatggAACGATTCCCCCAGGAGGAACACTTAAACGCAGAGCTTCTGAAGATAGTGTTGTTCCGGCTGCAAAGAAATTTGTATTAGC AGGACCGTGGGATTTGGAAATTCCAACAAATGTTATAATATACGAGAGAGCTCCATCAAATTTACCTCATGTTCATCCTGAAGCAGAAGCATTACGGTGTAGTTTACTTGCAAAATTGAGACAATGCTATCAAGAATTGTGTCATACTCGTGAATCCATAGATGCTCCAAAAGATTCTTTTAACAGATGGCTAATGGAAAGAAAAGTTATAGACTGTGGTTCAGATCCCCTTTTACCAAGTCAGTGTTTCCCTGAAATTTCTATGTCTATGTATCGTGAGATTATGAATGATATCCCTATTAAATTAGTCCGGCCAAAATTCACTGGTGATGCAAGAAAACAGCTATCGCGATACGCAGAGGCTGCAAAAAAGATGATAGAATCAAGAGCAGCTTCATCAGAAAGTAGGAAAGTTGTAAAATGGAATGCAGAAGACACATTTCAATGGTTGAGACGAACAGTTGGTGCTACATTTGACGATTTTCAAGATCGTCTCGCACACTTAAAACGACAATGTCAACCACACCTTACAGAGACTGTAAAAGCTAGTGTTGAGGGTATTTGCctgaaaatttatcatttaTCAACAGAGTATGCAAAAAAGgttaaagataaaaataatcaaatattaaAGGATAATGGTTTAGGAAATGTTATACCATTAGGAGGACCTGCTAGTGCACAAAGGAAAGTTTGGTGTTATCCTGTGCAATTTTCTCTTCCAACTCCTCGACTTCCACAAGTGGATTATCTTCCTGAACGTGAACAGACAATGTTACGTTTTCATGGTGATACTGCGTGTATTAATAACATGCATCTTACTAAATTAGAACACCTATATAGATATAATTGCTTCGATGATAAAAAATTCGAAATGTTTTTACCTCGTGTTTGGTGTATGTTAAAACGTTATCAAACATATCTTGGAATTAATGAAGGACAAGCAACACAAATGGCTTTGCCTGTCACAGTTTTTGAATGTCTTCAACGATCATTCGGTGTAACATTTGAATGTTTTGCATCCCCATTAAATTGTTACTTTAGACAATATTGTTCAGCATTCGCTGATACAGATTCTTATTTTGGATCAAGAGGACCTTTCTTGGACTTTAGGCCTGTAAGCGGCTCGTTTCAAGCTAATCCACCATATTGCGAAGAACTTATGGAAGCTATGGTTAATCATTTTGAACGTCTTTTGGCTGATTCTACTGAACCTTTATCTTTTGTGGTATTCTTACCTGAATGGCGGGATCCAGCACCTAATGCTCTTATTAAACTGGAAAGTAGCCATTTTAAGCGCAAACAAGTAGTGGTACCTGCAATGGAACACGAATATAGACATGGGTTTCAACACATATTACCAAA AGGGGAAGTTAATATTAGAGCAGCGCACGGAACATTAGTTGTATGGTTACAAAATGCAGCTGGTACTGCTCGTTGGGGTCCTACTGAAGAAAGAGTCGAAGCATTATTAGAAGCATGGCGTccaggaagagaaagagaacgagatAGACAAGAACTTTTGTCACCACCAAGGCAAACACATCAGCAAATACCTTCTACGCCTATCCCTGTTTTAACGACGCCCACAAATCCAACAATACCGTTACAAACATTATCCACGCATCCTATATAA
- the LOC126925949 gene encoding 2-oxoglutarate and iron-dependent oxygenase JMJD4, with amino-acid sequence MVQEVEVQDRRLSVNKKTTIIDWIDYVDASITYDDFFSKYLMENKPCIFKSNITENWSCKRQWNLDGAPDFDVLDISFGDCIVPVADCKKRYYNSQSKDDMKMKDYLDYWMDYAKNNYSDSMALLYLKDWHCQKLFPNAPMYTVPEYFASDWLNEYYMAHPDLNDDYRFVYMGPKGTWTPLHADVFGSYSWSANIVGKKRWLLFPPGQEDFLRDIHGQLIYDATSKELENYAVYKTYDKRSIKYIDVIQKEGEIIFVPSGWHHQVWNIEDTISLNHNWINGCNIINVWHGLKKELNSVMKEVSDCKDMSNWAEQCQLILKSTYGMDYNLFFNFLTFIAKRRLSMVLKKEDVITFNRYKLGFSHCVFDLHSIKLTLIDFINDMEEKSIYYLICEKQQAHKLLNKLLLFLQSYDSTEHSST; translated from the exons ATGGTACAAGAAGTCGAAGTTCAAGACAGGAGGTTATCTGTTAACAAAAAGACCACCATAATCGATTGGATTGATTATGTTGATGCATCGATAACGTACGATGActttttttcgaaatatttaatgGAGAATAAACCGTGTATTTTTAAGTCGAATATAACTGAAAATTGGTCGTGTAAAAGACAATGGAATCTAGATGGTGCACCAGATTTCGACGTCCTTGATATATCGTTTG GAGATTGTATAGTACCAGTCGCAGATTGtaaaaaaagatattacaaTTCACAGTCTAAAGATGATATGAAAATGAAAGATTACTTAGATTATTGGATGGATTATGCAAAAAACAATTATTCAGATTCTATGGCGCTTTTGTACTTAAAGGACTGGCATTGTCAGAAATTATTCCCCAATGCTCCTATGTATACAGTTCCTGAGTATTTTGCATCCGACTGGCTAAATGAATATTACATGGCACATCCTGATTTAAATGATGATTATAGATTTGTATATATGGGCCCAAAAGGAACATG GACACCATTGCATGCAGATGTATTTGGATCATACAGTTGGTCTGCTAATATAGTTGGAAAGAAACGTTGGTTACTTTTCCCTCCAGGTCAAGAAGATTTTCTTAGAGATATACATGGTCAATTAATATATGATGCAACATCCAAAGAACTTGAAAACTATGCTGTATATAAGACCTATGATAAGCGATCGATAAAATATATTGATGTAATTCAAAAGGAAGGTGAAATTATATTTGTACCTTCTGGCTGGCACCATCAAGTTTGGAATATA GAGGATACAATTTCTCTCAATCATAATTGGATCAATGGttgtaatattataaatgtGTGGCACGGATTAAAAAAGGAATTAAACTCTGTAATGAAAGAAGTTAGTGACTGTAAAGATATGAGCAATTGGGCAGAACAGTGTCAATTAATATTGAAATCAACATATGGAATGGATTATAACTTATTCTTTAATTTTCTGACATTTATAGCTAAACGTCGTTTAAGCATGGTATTAAAAAAAGAGGACGTAATTACCTTTAATAGATATAAACTTGGATTTAGCCATTGCGTATTCGATCTCCATTCAATAAAATTGACATTGATAGACTTTATTAATGATATGGAAGAaaaatctatttattatttaatttgtgaaAAACAGCAAGCCCATAAATTACTGAACAAGTTATTATTGTTTTTGCAATCATATGACTCAACTGAACATTCATCTACATGA
- the LOC126925955 gene encoding cyclin-Y — MGNKSSCCVYSSPQVGRKELGTEGVTRGLEEHLPEGGISVNNLQHISEREPEDWDSDPSLHPCAGTIFMERSKQAIENGMVRKKSQHQIADIRPLKKSSSCSTIYLDDSTVSQPNLKNTVKCVALAVYYHIKNRTSQRQIDIFDEKLHPLTREGVSEDYDKQNPEHKQIYKFVRTLFNAAQLTAECAIITLVYLERLLTYAEIDITPANWKRIVLGAILLASKVWDDQAVWNVDYCQILKDITVEDMNELERQFLEMLQFNINVPSSVYAKYYFDLRTLAEANELTFPSEPLSKEKAQKLEAMSRVYEDKVTAEALRTGIKRWSSLDNICIGGPRRSIAILS; from the exons ATGGGAAATAAAAGTAGTTGCTGCGTTTATTCCAGTCCTCAAGTTGGACGTAAGGAATTAGGGACCGAAGGTGTTACCCGAGGTCTTGAGGAACATTTACCAGAAGGTGGAATTAGTGTTAATAATTTACAACATATTAGCGAACGTGAACCAGAAGACTGGGACTCAGATCCATCATTACACCCCTGTGCTGGTACTATTTTTATGGAACGATCGAAACAAGCTATTGAAA ATGGCATGGTAAGAAAAAAAAGCCAGCACCAAATTGCAGATATAAggcctttaaaaaagagtaGTAGTTGCAGTACAATATATTTAGATGACAGTACTGTTTCACAACCAAATCTTAAGAATACAGTAAAATGCGTTGCCTTAGCTGTTTATTACCACATAAAAAACAGAACCTCACAGCGACAGATTGATATATTTGATGAGAAACTACATCCCTTAACG AGGGAGGGTGTTTCAGAAGATTATGATAAACAGAATCCAGAACataaacaaatttacaaatttgtGAGGACATTGTTTAACGCTGCTCAACTTACAGCTGAATGTGCCATCATAACATTAGTTTACTTAGAACGTCTGCTTACCTATGCAGAAATAGATATAACACCAGCCAATTGGAAACGAATAGTACTTGGAGCTATTTTATTAGCATCAAAAGTTTGGGATGATCAGGCTGTATGGAATGTAGATTACTGTCAAATTCTTAAAGATATTACAGTAGAAGATAT gaATGAATTAGAAAGGCAATTCTTGGAAATGCTACAGTTCAATATAAATGTTCCTTCAAGCGTGTAtgctaaatattattttgatcttCGCACGCTCGCAGAAGCAAACGAATTAACATTCCCTAGTGAACCCCTCAGTAAAGAAAAAGCTCAGAAATTGGAAGCTATGTCCAGAGTTTATGAAGACAAAGTTACTGCTGAAGCTTTACGTACTGGTATTAAAAGATGGTCAAGTTTAGATAACATATGCATAGGTGGACCTAGACGTAGTATTGCCATTCTATCCTAA